The following proteins are co-located in the Ancylothrix sp. D3o genome:
- the argC gene encoding N-acetyl-gamma-glutamyl-phosphate reductase, producing MNDSQRLRVGIVGASGYGGVQLVRLLMDHPKLELTYLGGDSSAGKPFSDLYPHLGHSVSQVIEPVDVEVMANRCDVVFLSLPNGLAYKMTPTLLEKGCKVLDLSADYRFFNLDTYTAWYGGERTDRDAAEKAVYGLPELYRERIKEAQLVGCPGCYPTASLLALSPLLKQGLVLPETAIVDAKSGTSGGGRQAKTNLLLAEADNSLGAYNVGRHRHTPEIEQICSDLAGHEVRVQFTPHLIPMVRGILATVYATLRDPGLVREDLLTIYSAFYRSSPWVKVLPTGVYPQTKWACGTNLCYIGVEVDPRTDRVIVMSVIDNMIKGQAGQAIQCLNLMMGWDETLGLPQMCFYP from the coding sequence ATGAATGATTCGCAACGTCTACGAGTGGGGATTGTTGGTGCTTCTGGGTATGGCGGGGTGCAATTGGTGCGCCTGCTGATGGATCATCCTAAGCTGGAGTTGACTTATCTGGGGGGTGACAGTAGTGCGGGTAAGCCTTTTTCTGATTTATATCCGCATTTGGGGCATTCTGTGTCTCAAGTTATTGAGCCGGTGGATGTGGAGGTGATGGCAAATCGCTGTGATGTGGTGTTTTTGTCGCTTCCAAATGGTTTGGCGTATAAAATGACTCCAACTTTGTTGGAAAAAGGCTGTAAGGTGCTGGATCTTTCGGCAGATTATCGCTTTTTTAATTTGGATACTTACACGGCTTGGTATGGTGGGGAACGGACGGATAGGGATGCGGCGGAAAAGGCTGTTTATGGGTTGCCTGAGTTGTATCGAGAACGCATTAAGGAGGCTCAATTAGTTGGTTGTCCGGGGTGTTATCCGACGGCTAGTTTATTGGCGCTTTCTCCGCTTCTTAAACAGGGTTTGGTGTTACCTGAAACGGCGATTGTTGATGCAAAATCTGGTACTTCTGGGGGGGGTAGACAGGCGAAAACTAATTTGTTATTGGCTGAGGCTGATAATTCTTTGGGTGCTTATAATGTGGGGCGTCACCGGCATACTCCTGAGATTGAGCAGATTTGTAGTGATTTGGCCGGCCATGAGGTGAGGGTGCAGTTTACGCCGCATTTGATTCCTATGGTTCGGGGTATTTTGGCTACGGTTTATGCTACTTTGCGTGATCCGGGTTTGGTAAGGGAAGATTTACTTACTATTTATTCGGCTTTTTATCGTTCTTCGCCTTGGGTTAAGGTTTTGCCGACGGGGGTTTATCCACAGACAAAATGGGCTTGTGGAACTAATCTTTGTTATATCGGGGTGGAGGTTGATCCGCGTACTGACCGGGTAATTGTGATGTCGGTGATTGATAATATGATTAAGGGTCAGGCTGGGCAGGCTATTCAGTGTCTTAATTTGATGATGGGTTGGGATGAGACTTTGGGTTTGCCTCAAATGTGTTTTTATCCTTAG
- a CDS encoding Uma2 family endonuclease, whose product METTLTTPLALEIDLTDEQFFQLCQKNRDLKFERTASGELVIMSPTGGNTGKRNIKIAAQLEIWSSKTNLGHAFDSSTGYKLPNGADRSPDASWIQRHRWEALTPEQKEKFIPLCPDFVIELRSPSDSLKTLQEKMKEYINNGANLGWLIDPKTKQVEIYRPSQNVEILENPTTLVGEEVLPGFILDLTTIWDI is encoded by the coding sequence ATGGAAACAACCTTAACAACTCCCCTTGCATTAGAAATCGACTTAACAGACGAACAATTTTTCCAGCTATGTCAAAAAAACCGCGACTTAAAATTTGAGCGCACAGCATCAGGAGAATTAGTTATTATGTCACCAACCGGCGGAAACACAGGCAAACGTAACATTAAAATAGCCGCTCAACTAGAAATATGGAGCAGCAAAACAAACCTTGGCCATGCCTTTGACTCATCCACCGGCTATAAACTCCCCAACGGTGCGGATCGTTCCCCAGACGCCTCATGGATACAGCGGCACCGTTGGGAAGCATTAACACCAGAACAAAAAGAAAAATTTATACCCCTTTGCCCTGATTTCGTCATCGAATTACGCTCACCTAGCGACAGCCTTAAAACCCTCCAAGAAAAAATGAAAGAATACATCAACAATGGAGCCAATTTAGGCTGGTTAATCGACCCAAAAACCAAACAAGTAGAAATCTATCGACCTTCTCAAAATGTAGAAATTCTCGAAAATCCCACAACATTAGTCGGCGAAGAAGTCCTACCTGGTTTTATCTTAGACCTAACCACAATTTGGGACATTTAA